The DNA region AGGAACTGGAAAGTTTGGGTGCAGCATTTGGTCGTGATGGCGCTGCATAATTGTCGCACCGTTCTGCGAAATCGGGCCGTAAATATGGAAGCGATTGCCCTTAATAAAAGCTGGAGTAAAAAACGGAAAACCCTGAATGTGATCCCAGTGCGTATGCGTAAAAAAGATATGTCCTTCCATCGGTATCTCTTTAAGCAACGCTTGTCCCAGAACTCGCAATCCCGTACCCCCGTCAAAAATCAAGCACTGACCCGCCACCCGCACTTCAATACAAGGGGTGTTCCCGCCGTAACGAACCGTATCGGCACCGGGACAGGGAATACTCCCTCTCACGCCCCAAAGTTTAATAAGGAATTGATTATAGCTAGACATGGATATTAGCGAAGCTTCAGTTTCTTTAGGCAAGGTTTCGAGCGATCGCTTCGGTAGCCCGAGAACCTCGAAACAGAAGGTTAGAAAGGGTTAACCGGGAATCGCAACGGGCGATTTAGAATCGGGATCGAGGGAGAATTAAAAGTATGAGTATCCGGCTGAGGAATTTTTTCTGCTATCCAAACTTAGCACGGGTTGAGGGCTAATAAAATTGAAGAATTTGCTAAAATTGAAATTCGCACTCTCAATAGACTCGTTTGGCATCCCCGCTAAATTCCAGTTTTTCCGAGTCGCCGAGCGCCTCTGGGTAGCACTAATCCAAATTTAGTTGCAGCTTGAAGCTGAGAAGGGCATCCGGTATTCCCTCAAATCGGCTCCCGAATCTTGTTTAGATCCCGGGCTAGTTATAGCCTAACAATTTTCCCGATTTTCGGGACGGAAGTTAGCTCAACATTCCCTTGTGATTTCGCTCACATCTGCTGCGGTAGTTTGTATGCTTGAAGCATTAGACGTTGTAAGCATTCTCAAAGTCTACTGAATCCGCAATCGCTAGCTTGTCTAATGTAGTAATCTCCTCAGATATTCAGTTTGATTCCCTTTATTCAGCACGTCCCATGAACGATCGAGTCGAAAAATCAATCGCCAGTGAGTTGAAGCTGCAAGCGACGATCCTGTGTGGATTTATCGCCATTTTTTGGGTAGTGGAAATTTGCGATCGCGTCATTTTTGGCGGCAGCCTCGACCGCTACGGCATTCAACCCCATACCCTCATCGGATTGCGCGGCATCCTCTTCGCTCCCTTTCTCCACGGTAACTTCGCCCATCTTATCGCCAATACCATCCCCTTTCTCATTCTCGGTTGGTTGGTGATGCTCCAAGAAACTAGCGATTTCTGGCTCGTGACTGCCGTTACCATGTTAATTGGCGGCTTAGGAACCTGGTTCTTTGGCGGTTCCGCGATTCACATTGGCGCTAGCAGCTTGATTTACGGCTATTTAGGCTTTCTCCTGCTGCGCGGCTACTTCGAGCGCAACTTTGTCTCGATCTTCCTCTCCGTTGTCGTCTTCTTCTTCTACCGCAGTATCATTTGGGGAGTCTTGCCCTCAGATCCGAGGATTTCTTGGCAGGGCCACTTATTTGGGTTTATCGGCGGCATTCTCGCCGCGCGCCTCATCGGACGCAGGAAACGCGAACGACGTAACGTCGATGATTATTTAAAGCGATCGGGATATTAATTTCGTTAATGGTTAAAAAGCAAAAATTTCCGCACTTGCTCGGATCCAAGTGGACGGCACGGCAAAAAACCTTCGGTTGGCGGCATTTCCAAGTCGTCAATCGCCAAGATCGAGGTCAGTGGGTTTTCGCCGAACTCGTTTCTTCTTGCGATCCGAGCGTGCGTTTTTGGATTAATGCCAAACAGCTTAAAGACCTCGATCTTTGGCAAGCCGGTTGGAAAACATTACAAGAAATGAACGAACCCGAAGAAGAAGAATTTTAAGCCTTAAATATTAAGGTGAACGGCGCTCGTCAGACTTAATTAAACCTAAGTTTTGCTTAATATAATATTTGCTCTCGTTAATCGGAAGAATAAAGCCTTCGCTTCGGATTAGCCCGAACTGATGTTCATTCGTTATCAATTATCCATTATCCATTGTCAATTATATGTCTGCTGTTTGCTTAGAAAACGTTTATAAACTCTACAACAAAGTTCCCGTAGTTAACGACCTTTCCATTACGATCGAACCGGGCGAAATCTTTGGTTTACTCGGCCCGAATGGTGCGGGAAAATCGACGACAATTCGGATGCTGATTGCCTTGACTCGCCCAACGCAAGGTATCATTCGCGTTGCGGGGTACGATGTCGTAACTCAACCGGCGCAAGTGAAGCGCAATATTGGCGTTGTCTTGCAACAAACCAGCGTCGATAGTGATTGGACGGTTTGGGAGAACCTGGAATTTCACGGACGAATGCACCATATTCCTAAATCCCAACGTCAGGAACTCATCGAGCAATGGCTGGATTACGTCGATTTACGCGATCGCAAACACGACTTAGTAAAAACCCTTTCCGGCGGGATGAAACGCCGCTTGCAAATTGCCAGGGCGCTACTCCACCAACCGAATATTCTATTTCTCGACGAACCCACCGTTGGCCTAGATCCGCAGAACCGCCGCCGACTGTGGGAAATTATTCAAAACTTGAACCAGCAAGGCATGACGATCTTGTTGACAACGCACTACATGGAAGAAGTCGAATTTTTGTGCGAGCGGATCGGAATTATGGAAGCCGGTAAATTAATAGAGTTGGGAACTTTGCAACAATTGCGCGCTAAGTATGGCGAAGCGGTAATTTTAAAGCAAATGGGCGATCGCGAAGGAACGCGCGAAGCCGGACGGATCGAATCGAGCTTTTTCCCCACTTTAGAAGCGGCTAACGGCTATATCGACGGCTTGCCGGATAGAACCGGGATGATGGTGCGCGCCTCGAATTTAGAAGATATTTTTGTGAAATTGACGGGGCATCAATTAGATTAGATAGATTAGAAAACGCGATCGCCCCCAGGATTCGGTTCCATCGAACTAGAGAGATACTCCTTTGGGCTGCTAGAAAATGAACCGGAAAAACGTTAAAGTATAAGTCATCTAAATCTATGAACTGTCTCAGCCTTATTCGGATCTACTCTACCCGTGATATCGACCTTAATCGCTGACTTTCAAATCATCTTTGAGCGCGATCCCGCAGCCCGCAACTGGTTAGAAGTTATCTTCTGCTACCCGGGGTTGCAAATCCTCCTCTTTCATCGCGTCGCTCACTGGCTTTACCAACATAAAGTTCCCTTTATTCCTCGCCTCATATCCCACCTCGGACGCTTCTTTACTGGCATTGAAATCCACCCCGGCGCACAAATCGGGCGCGGCGTATTCATCGATCACGGGATGGGAGTCGTAATCGGCGAAACCGCTATTGTTGGCGATTACTGCCTGATTTATCAAGGCGTAACCCTCGGCGGTACGGGTAAGGAAAGTGGGAAACGACACCCCACCCTTGGCGAAAATGTCGTCATCGGCGGCGGCGCTAAAGTTCTCGGCAATATCACCATCGGCAACAACGTTCGTATCGGTGCGGGTTCCGTCGTCCTGCGCGATGTTCCCTCCGATTGTACCGTCGTCGGCATTCCCGGACGCATCGTGTATCGTTCCGGCGTGCGCGTCGATCCCCTCGGACACGGAAACTTGCCCGACTCGGAAGCAACCATTATTCGTACCTTACTCGATCGCATCGAACAACTCGAGCAGCAAGTTCAAGAACTCAACGATAAACAATCGGGAGTCGAGCTTCGCACTCGCGCCGCCCTCGAAGAAACTCACGCTCTTTCTGCCGCGCGTTATTGCTACGTGAAGGATAAAGAGATTCAAGAGTTTTTTAATGGGGCGGGGATTTAGAAGCAACGAGTTAAGCCGCTTGATCGGGGCAGATTTGCCCTAATTCGGGGTTACATTGAGTTGCCTTGCTCCACTAACCGAAATAATAAAAATTCCGTCACTTGATTCTCATTAAAATTATCATCGCTGACTAACAGCAACATTTGACCTCCATCCGGTAGGCGCGGACCTAACGCCATCCCCTCAAAGTTATCCAGCGGTATTCCCAACGTACTCAAATCCAGCAACAATTGTTTGCGCAGCGATCGAATTTTCCAGGTATCGCCCGCAAGGGTAGGAATGCGGCTAGTATCAGTAGCATCGCCTCCAGAAATTTGGAAAATCTTTGCCCCACTGCCGGTAATACCGTAGGTTCTCTCTAAAGAGAGCATAAATCCTTCGCGCTCGAGGGCGACTAACTCGGTTAAACCGTTGCTAAAACTGCCGGTGGGGGCGGGGTCGAGGGTATAAAGGTTTTCTGAGATGTAGGCCGGAGGGCCGAAGGGGTTAATGACGTAATGCAAGAAGCGCAGGCGGGGACCGCGTTCTGGCGTGAGTTCTTCGCGGTCTTGGAACAAGGAATATTCTGGGGCGGCGAAGAGGCGAAAGGGGTCTTCGGCGGAAGTGCTGGGAGTGCTGAGGGTTAGCGCTTCAAAACCGAGGTTTTCTTGGGTTCCGCGCGGCGGTTGGTCGGGTTCGTCGGGAAGGTAGCGTTCGGGGAGGCGTAAGGTTTGGAGGAGTTGTCCGGTGGCGAAGTTATATTCGGCGATCGCGCAGGGAACCGCTTCGCGGGGCGCGGCGGTAACATTTTGACTGGGGATACTTTCGCTGGAGATCAGCGCCGTACCGCGCGGAGAAATGGCGAAGCCTTCCGGGTCGATGCTACCGGGGGCGTAAGTTTCGCCCGTCGCGGTTTTGAGGGGAGTTACGCCGTCAATCTCGACTTTTTCTAAGTGTGTTTTGCCGTTTTCGTCGCGATCGAGGTGAAGCTTAAGGGCGTAAAATCGGGCGGGGCCGTGTTGGGAGCGATCGTCTGAGAGGGCGTAGAATCTGGAGGTGGCGCGATCGTAACTCAACGCCGACAATCCGCCAACCTGCGTGTCTTTAAACGTCGTTTCCGGCAGTTGGTAAGACCCTAAAAATTCTAGAGAGAGGGGCAGAAAAATCCGCTGTTCGGCGCGCACTTGAGGAATCGTCCCGCAAGCAGTCAGCAGCGCAGCCAGTAAAATAAGAGCAGTCTTTGCCCAGTGGTGACGGATGAACGCAAAAAAGCAGTCCCGCACGGATATATTCTCCTTAAAACCAGTGTGTATTGACGCTCGGACTCAATCTCATTAGACCGCTTGTGAGGGTAAAAAGCAAACCTCGTTGGAGGCAAAATGCAGAGCGGAACCCTACCAGAACTTAAAGAAATCCATAATAACTGCCCTAGCGCTCGCAATTGCTGTTATCTCTTAGATCTCAACACTCGTATCTCGTTAGAACGCGCACCATAAGGCGGCTCCTTGCAGAGTAGCACCTTACCAAACCCCGTTCCTCCTTTTCACGCTAGCTCTTTAACTCTCTTAACTCCAAAATTCACAATGTCTGAACTTCTCAAAGCAGTCCTCAATAGCGACGAAAAGATCGACCTCCAAGCCTTCTTGAGCCAATTGCGCGCCGAGTCGGAACAATATCTCCTGCGCAACCAAATTCTCCAGGTCTTTGCCGATTACTGCGTCCGTCATGAAAAGCCCGCTTACTTCTTCCATTCTTCGGTCTTAGGCGAACTTTTGCACTATACTCATGAAATTATTCTCGATCGCGAGAGTACCTGGGCCATCCTGCGACCGCGTATTGGTTCGCAATTGGTACTGCGACTGAGCGGAGATTTGAGCAGTTTCGAGCGAATGCCCCTACAAGCCTTGCTTCACCTGCGAGACAATTTTGTCAACCGTCCCTCTTCGGGATTGTTAGAAATCGACTTTAGCCCCTTTTATGCCTCCTCGCCGTCAATTCGCGATCCCCGCAACATCGGTAACGGTCTGGAGTTTCTCAACCGTTACCTTTCCAGTCAATTATTTGCCGAACCCGAACAATGGTTAGAGGCGCTTTTGGGCGTGTTGCGCGCCCAAGGGGATCCGCGTAGCGGATCGCACCAGTATAACAACACGCCGCTGCTCATTAACGATCGCATTCGCACTCCCGACAAACTCTCCGAACAAGTTAAAAAAGCCCTAACTTTAGTCGGTCAGTATCCCAACGCCGAACCCTACGACACCTTTCGCTTCGAGCTACAAAATCTCGGATTTGAGCCGGGATGGGGCAATAGCGCCGCCCGGGTGCGAGAAACCCTCGAATTGCTCGACCGTCTCATCGACTATCCCGACCACGCCGTTTTAGAAGCGTTTATCTCTCGCATTAACCTCGTCTTTCGCGTCGTTCTCATTTCCATTCACGGTTGGGTCGCTCAAGAAGATGTATTGGGTCGTCCCGAAACGACGGGACAAGTTGTTTATGTCCTTAACCAAGCGCGCAGCCTCGAAATTCAACTCCGAGAAGATTTGAAACTCGCCGGTTTAGATAACTTGCTGCAACCGGAAGTTATTGTTTTGACTCGCCTGATTCCCAATTGCCAGGGGAGTTCCTGCGATTTGCCCAAAGAAAAAATTCAAGGTACGGAGAATGCCTGGATTCTGCGCGTTCCTTTCCGAGAATATAACCCCGAAGTTACTCAAAACTGGATTCCTCGTTTTGAAATTTGGCCGTATCTAGAAACATTCGCGATCGATGCAGAACAAGCGATTTTAGCTGAACTTAAAGCTGCACCAGACTTGATTATTGGCAACTATTCTGATGGTAATTTAGTTGCATTCTTACTTTCAAGACGTTTAGGATCGACTTATTGTAATATCGCTCATACTTTAGAAAAACCGCGCTATTTATTTAGCAACCTTTACTGGCCGGATTTAGAATCGCAGTATCATTTTTCCCTGCAATTTACTGCGGACTTGATCGGGATGAATGCGGCTGATTTTATTGTTACGAGTACCTACCAAGAAATTGTTGGCACGCCAGAAAGCTTGGGATATTACGAATCGTATCAATTGTTTAGTATGCCCCAACTGTATCATGTTGTTAGCGGCATCGATCTCTTCAGCCCGAAGTTTAATGTTATCCCGCCGGGAGTCAACGAAAATCTTTTCTTCCCCTACAATGAAAGTGCAAAACGCACGGCTGATGAAACGCAGCGAGTGAAGGATATATTATTCCTTCGCGAAGACCTGGATATTGTGGGGCATCTAGACGACCCAGACAAACGTCCAATTCTTGTTATTGCCCCGCCGACAGCCGCAAAAAATTTAACGGGGATTGTAGAATGTTTCGGCAGCAGCCCAGAACTGCAAGCGCAATGCAATTTAATTTTGCTAACCAGTAAAACGCGGGCAGAACAGACAACCAGTTCTGAGGAAAAAAGCGAAATCGAGCGTTTATATGAATACATCGATCGCTACCAATTAAAAGGTAAAATTCGTTGGTTGGGATTGCGTCTTACCAGTCCAGATGTGGGCGAAGCCTATCGCGTGATTGCCGATTGTGGCGGGATGTTCGTCCATCCGGCGCGATTTGAGGCTTTTGGGTTAGTCATTTTGGAAGCAATGCTGTCCGGTTTGCCCGTTTTTGCCACTCAGTTTGGCGGTCCGAGCGAAGTGATTCAAGATGGTGAAAATGGCTTTGCGATTAATCCGACAGATTTAGCGGGAACGGCAGAAAAAATCTTGAATTTTATTGGCGAATGCGATCGCGATCCGGAGTATTGGGGCAAAATTAGCGATCGCGCGATCGCCCACGTCCGCGAAAAATACAATTGGTCCGCTCACACCAAAAAACTACTTCTCCTCGCCAAAATCTACCGCTTCTGGAACTCTGCTTCAGCAGAAAACCGAGAATCTTTAATGCGCTATCTCGAAGCCCTTTTCTATCTCATTTATCGACCGCGCGCCGAACAACTGCTCGAACAACACTCGCAAGATCGGTTGACTGCTGATAGTTGATAGTGTTGTAGGAACGTTGCAAGTGAAACACTTAGCCCGCCAGGAACTCAAGTTCCTGGCTGATAGCTGAAACCCGTTCAAACGGGTTGGAGCCATCTGAATTTCCCAATCCTCTTCAGAGAACTTAAGTTATTAGCCTTGGGTTTGAACCCAAGGCGGGCTGTGCGAGCAAGTTTAGGCTTAAGTTTGACACCAATGAGGGTAAACCCGCCCCTACAGTTTGGGTTAACTTTTTTACGCCCTCCTACTGATTGCGTAGGGCTGTAACGGCATAATTGAAGACTTCTGTTAAGTCCTTCTACCGGACTGGCTCTCTAAGCCGATAATAGAAACTTGAAGTCGAACAGAGAGCAAAGATTATGTCAGAGCTTGGCAATCCGGCAATGAAAGTCGGCATTTTAGGGTTTGGAGGATTGGGACAAGCAGCCGCTCGAGTGCTTGCACCTCGGCAGGAAATGAGTTGGGTGGCGGCGGCCGACCAGAAGGGCTATATTTACGATCCGGCGGGATTAGATGCCGATCGCTGTATCGCAGTTTATCGCGATCGCGGTTCGGTGGGATATCTGGAACCCCAAGGGCATCTCAGCCAAGATAGCATCCAAGATTTAATCGAACGGTCGAACGCTGAAGGATATTTCCTAGCACTGCCCAACTTACCCAATACGTTTATGGCAGATGTAGCCAGGAAGTTCGCGCGTTCGGGTTGGCGCGGCGTACTGGTGGATGCACTCAAACGTACTAGCGCAATGGAACAAATGCTCGCCCTCAAAGATGAGTTGCAAGCGGCGGGAATTACCTATATGACGGGGTGCGGTGCAACGCCGGGACTGCTGACGGCGGCGGCGGCGATCGCGGCACAAAGTTATGCGGAGATTCACAGCGTTAAAATCACTTTTGGAGTCGGTATCGCCAATTGGGAGGCTTACCGCGCTACGATTCGCGAAGATATTGCCCATATGCCCGGTTACGATGTGGAGCGAGCCAGAGCGATGAGCGATGCGGAAGTGGAAGCGCTGTTAGATAAAACTAATGGTATTCTGGCGCTGGAGAATATGGAACACGCCGACGATTTAATGTTAGAGTTGGCGGGAATTTGTTCGCGCGATCGCGTGACGGTGGGCGGTGTCGTCGATACGCGCAACCCCAAAAAACCTTTAAGTACCAACGTCCAAGTTACCGGGCGCACCTTTGAAGGTAAAACTTCTACCCATACCTTCACCCTCGGCGACGAAACTAGCATGGCAGCCAATGTCTGCGGGCCTGCCTTCGGTTACTTAAAAGCCGGAATCTCCCTCCACCGTCGCGGAATGTACGGCGTTTTAACAGCAGCGGAAGTGATGCCTCAATTTGTGCGTTAGATTTTTGCTGCACGAATTGTAAGTTTTGTCAAGATATGATTTTGTAGGGACGTTCCCTCGAACGTCCTTGCAATTCGCTTGGCAAAGTTTACTAAAATGCTGCTAATGTAGCCTAAGCTTAATTCGCCGCCGCGATCGCCGGAATCGCCGAACTGGTTTTCTCATCTCCCTCCACCGGCTCTGCATTGAAACGATAGCCCACATTCCGCACCGTTTGAATCAAACTCGGTTGGCGCGGATCGGTTTCGAGCTTCTTGCGCAGCGAGAGAACGTGGGTATCGATGGTGCGGGGGTTATCAATGGCATCCGGCCAAGCGCGACGCAGCAATTCCGTCCGACTCAAGGCCGCGCCTTCCGCCCGCGCCAAAATGTAGAGCAAACTGAACTCTTGAGGCGTTAAATCCACCAACTCTTCTCGTAGTTGCACT from Oscillatoria sp. FACHB-1406 includes:
- the cysE gene encoding serine O-acetyltransferase, which encodes MISTLIADFQIIFERDPAARNWLEVIFCYPGLQILLFHRVAHWLYQHKVPFIPRLISHLGRFFTGIEIHPGAQIGRGVFIDHGMGVVIGETAIVGDYCLIYQGVTLGGTGKESGKRHPTLGENVVIGGGAKVLGNITIGNNVRIGAGSVVLRDVPSDCTVVGIPGRIVYRSGVRVDPLGHGNLPDSEATIIRTLLDRIEQLEQQVQELNDKQSGVELRTRAALEETHALSAARYCYVKDKEIQEFFNGAGI
- a CDS encoding rhomboid family intramembrane serine protease translates to MNDRVEKSIASELKLQATILCGFIAIFWVVEICDRVIFGGSLDRYGIQPHTLIGLRGILFAPFLHGNFAHLIANTIPFLILGWLVMLQETSDFWLVTAVTMLIGGLGTWFFGGSAIHIGASSLIYGYLGFLLLRGYFERNFVSIFLSVVVFFFYRSIIWGVLPSDPRISWQGHLFGFIGGILAARLIGRRKRERRNVDDYLKRSGY
- a CDS encoding saccharopine dehydrogenase-like oxidoreductase → MSELGNPAMKVGILGFGGLGQAAARVLAPRQEMSWVAAADQKGYIYDPAGLDADRCIAVYRDRGSVGYLEPQGHLSQDSIQDLIERSNAEGYFLALPNLPNTFMADVARKFARSGWRGVLVDALKRTSAMEQMLALKDELQAAGITYMTGCGATPGLLTAAAAIAAQSYAEIHSVKITFGVGIANWEAYRATIREDIAHMPGYDVERARAMSDAEVEALLDKTNGILALENMEHADDLMLELAGICSRDRVTVGGVVDTRNPKKPLSTNVQVTGRTFEGKTSTHTFTLGDETSMAANVCGPAFGYLKAGISLHRRGMYGVLTAAEVMPQFVR
- a CDS encoding ABC transporter ATP-binding protein, producing the protein MSAVCLENVYKLYNKVPVVNDLSITIEPGEIFGLLGPNGAGKSTTIRMLIALTRPTQGIIRVAGYDVVTQPAQVKRNIGVVLQQTSVDSDWTVWENLEFHGRMHHIPKSQRQELIEQWLDYVDLRDRKHDLVKTLSGGMKRRLQIARALLHQPNILFLDEPTVGLDPQNRRRLWEIIQNLNQQGMTILLTTHYMEEVEFLCERIGIMEAGKLIELGTLQQLRAKYGEAVILKQMGDREGTREAGRIESSFFPTLEAANGYIDGLPDRTGMMVRASNLEDIFVKLTGHQLD
- a CDS encoding sucrose synthase: MSELLKAVLNSDEKIDLQAFLSQLRAESEQYLLRNQILQVFADYCVRHEKPAYFFHSSVLGELLHYTHEIILDRESTWAILRPRIGSQLVLRLSGDLSSFERMPLQALLHLRDNFVNRPSSGLLEIDFSPFYASSPSIRDPRNIGNGLEFLNRYLSSQLFAEPEQWLEALLGVLRAQGDPRSGSHQYNNTPLLINDRIRTPDKLSEQVKKALTLVGQYPNAEPYDTFRFELQNLGFEPGWGNSAARVRETLELLDRLIDYPDHAVLEAFISRINLVFRVVLISIHGWVAQEDVLGRPETTGQVVYVLNQARSLEIQLREDLKLAGLDNLLQPEVIVLTRLIPNCQGSSCDLPKEKIQGTENAWILRVPFREYNPEVTQNWIPRFEIWPYLETFAIDAEQAILAELKAAPDLIIGNYSDGNLVAFLLSRRLGSTYCNIAHTLEKPRYLFSNLYWPDLESQYHFSLQFTADLIGMNAADFIVTSTYQEIVGTPESLGYYESYQLFSMPQLYHVVSGIDLFSPKFNVIPPGVNENLFFPYNESAKRTADETQRVKDILFLREDLDIVGHLDDPDKRPILVIAPPTAAKNLTGIVECFGSSPELQAQCNLILLTSKTRAEQTTSSEEKSEIERLYEYIDRYQLKGKIRWLGLRLTSPDVGEAYRVIADCGGMFVHPARFEAFGLVILEAMLSGLPVFATQFGGPSEVIQDGENGFAINPTDLAGTAEKILNFIGECDRDPEYWGKISDRAIAHVREKYNWSAHTKKLLLLAKIYRFWNSASAENRESLMRYLEALFYLIYRPRAEQLLEQHSQDRLTADS
- a CDS encoding esterase-like activity of phytase family protein, coding for MRDCFFAFIRHHWAKTALILLAALLTACGTIPQVRAEQRIFLPLSLEFLGSYQLPETTFKDTQVGGLSALSYDRATSRFYALSDDRSQHGPARFYALKLHLDRDENGKTHLEKVEIDGVTPLKTATGETYAPGSIDPEGFAISPRGTALISSESIPSQNVTAAPREAVPCAIAEYNFATGQLLQTLRLPERYLPDEPDQPPRGTQENLGFEALTLSTPSTSAEDPFRLFAAPEYSLFQDREELTPERGPRLRFLHYVINPFGPPAYISENLYTLDPAPTGSFSNGLTELVALEREGFMLSLERTYGITGSGAKIFQISGGDATDTSRIPTLAGDTWKIRSLRKQLLLDLSTLGIPLDNFEGMALGPRLPDGGQMLLLVSDDNFNENQVTEFLLFRLVEQGNSM
- a CDS encoding TIGR02450 family Trp-rich protein; protein product: MVKKQKFPHLLGSKWTARQKTFGWRHFQVVNRQDRGQWVFAELVSSCDPSVRFWINAKQLKDLDLWQAGWKTLQEMNEPEEEEF